A portion of the Coraliomargarita parva genome contains these proteins:
- a CDS encoding DUF983 domain-containing protein: MQAPLSKLEPLAPATPGDVLLRGLRCRCPNCGRAKLFRSLIRIHHSCPACGMTLERGDGFYLGPLCINYGLVALCFVTPVLLIGFAEWIPVKTALALALAGTLFLPILLYRFCWSWWLMLYYLCLPDELHANRPEDSDDLSFEEERRS, encoded by the coding sequence ATGCAAGCTCCTCTCTCAAAACTGGAACCGCTCGCCCCGGCCACCCCCGGTGATGTCCTGCTTCGCGGCTTGCGCTGCCGTTGTCCCAACTGCGGCCGGGCCAAACTCTTTCGTTCCCTCATCCGGATCCATCATTCATGCCCCGCCTGCGGGATGACGCTCGAACGGGGCGACGGGTTCTACCTCGGGCCACTCTGTATCAATTACGGCCTTGTGGCCCTGTGTTTTGTCACGCCGGTACTCCTCATCGGATTCGCCGAATGGATTCCTGTCAAAACCGCGCTGGCACTGGCTCTCGCCGGCACGCTCTTCCTCCCAATCCTGCTCTACCGCTTCTGCTGGAGTTGGTGGTTGATGCTGTACTACCTGTGCCTGCCGGACGAACTGCATGCCAATCGCCCGGAAGATAGCGACGATCTATCCTTTGAAGAAGAACGGCGCAGTTAA
- the hemF gene encoding oxygen-dependent coproporphyrinogen oxidase: MTQASPEKVRTYLLDLQDTICQALADEDGDQTFLEDSWTRSEGGGGRSRVMEGGAIFEKAGINFSDVHGKGLPPSATATRPQLAGAPFRAMGVSLVVHPTNPHIPTTHMNVRFFHAEPDEGAPVWWFGGGFDLTPYYGKREDAVHWHKTAKAACDPFGQALYPRFKETCDRYFYLPHRNEPRGIGGIFFDDFNEGGFDHSFAFMSSVGDHFLPAYRPIVSRRKNSPYTEAEREFQLYRRGRYVEFNLVYDRGTIFGLQSKGRTESILMSLPPLVRWDYNRHPEPGSPEAKLYEYFLQPRDWASE; encoded by the coding sequence ATGACCCAAGCCTCTCCAGAAAAAGTCCGCACCTACCTATTGGACTTGCAGGATACTATCTGCCAAGCACTTGCAGACGAAGACGGGGACCAGACTTTCCTTGAGGACAGCTGGACGCGGAGTGAGGGCGGCGGGGGCCGCTCCCGGGTCATGGAAGGCGGTGCGATCTTCGAAAAAGCAGGCATCAATTTCTCCGATGTACACGGCAAGGGACTCCCCCCCTCCGCCACGGCAACGCGACCGCAACTGGCCGGCGCGCCGTTCCGCGCCATGGGGGTTTCACTGGTCGTGCACCCGACCAATCCGCACATCCCCACCACACACATGAACGTGCGGTTCTTTCACGCAGAGCCCGACGAAGGCGCTCCCGTCTGGTGGTTCGGCGGGGGCTTCGACCTCACGCCCTACTACGGGAAGCGGGAAGATGCGGTCCATTGGCACAAAACAGCCAAAGCCGCCTGTGATCCCTTCGGACAAGCGCTCTACCCCCGTTTCAAAGAAACCTGTGACCGGTATTTCTACCTCCCCCATCGCAACGAGCCACGCGGGATCGGGGGGATCTTCTTCGATGACTTCAATGAAGGAGGCTTTGACCACTCCTTCGCCTTCATGAGCTCAGTCGGCGATCATTTCCTGCCCGCGTACCGTCCGATTGTGAGCCGACGGAAAAACAGCCCTTACACGGAAGCCGAGCGCGAGTTCCAGCTCTACCGCCGCGGCCGCTATGTCGAGTTCAACCTGGTCTATGACCGCGGCACCATTTTCGGCCTGCAATCCAAAGGCCGGACCGAGTCCATCCTGATGTCCCTGCCCCCCCTCGTCCGTTGGGACTACAACCGGCATCCGGAACCGGGCAGCCCGGAAGCGAAGCTCTACGAGTACTTCCTTCAGCCCCGGGACTGGGCGTCCGAATAG
- a CDS encoding YbaB/EbfC family nucleoid-associated protein, whose product MAGVGKLLKQAQKMQKQMQAIQDELAERVFEVSSGGGAVEIQITGQGEFKGLKIDPEFLKEDAEFVEETLLGAIQEAAQKAKDESEEAMSALTGGMGGFPGLM is encoded by the coding sequence ATGGCAGGTGTAGGCAAACTATTGAAGCAAGCTCAGAAGATGCAGAAGCAAATGCAGGCGATCCAGGACGAGCTGGCAGAACGCGTATTCGAGGTTTCCAGCGGCGGCGGTGCGGTCGAGATCCAGATCACCGGCCAAGGTGAATTCAAGGGATTGAAGATCGATCCGGAATTCCTCAAGGAGGACGCTGAATTTGTGGAGGAGACCCTTCTCGGAGCAATCCAGGAAGCGGCTCAAAAGGCCAAGGATGAAAGCGAAGAGGCCATGTCTGCCCTGACCGGTGGCATGGGCGGCTTTCCCGGCCTGATGTAA
- a CDS encoding META domain-containing protein: MKYIHTLLALIALSVLAACTSTSQSSESIPLEGTAWTLAAYPGMESLIDNAPKAPTLQFDPKTDIASGFSGVNRFSGHYALDGSQLALKQMISTKMAGHPAAMKLESAFLKTLATVDSWMIKDGQLYLRSEGNTILVLEPSGA, encoded by the coding sequence ATGAAATACATCCATACACTATTAGCCCTGATTGCCCTAAGCGTCCTCGCTGCCTGTACGAGCACATCCCAAAGCTCTGAGAGCATACCCCTCGAAGGAACAGCATGGACGCTCGCCGCTTATCCCGGCATGGAGTCGCTAATCGACAATGCCCCGAAAGCCCCCACCCTTCAATTTGACCCAAAGACCGACATCGCCAGTGGTTTCAGCGGCGTCAACCGCTTCTCAGGACACTACGCGCTGGATGGCAGTCAACTCGCCCTGAAACAAATGATTTCGACAAAAATGGCAGGGCATCCGGCAGCAATGAAACTGGAATCCGCCTTCCTGAAGACGCTAGCCACCGTGGACAGCTGGATGATCAAAGATGGCCAGCTGTATCTGCGGAGCGAAGGCAATACCATCTTGGTACTCGAGCCTTCAGGGGCTTAA
- a CDS encoding MlaC/ttg2D family ABC transporter substrate-binding protein, which translates to MKPLYYLVLLCVGSLLPVASLRADDPGVKLKETVSAVLDVLYAPDTVDLSLSEKEEKVREVIDASYDFEVIIRRAIGRNWNLMNETEQVRVMALIKELILRAYVEGLGDKTAPEITFSPTVMVTDKRAEVPTIAKVGDTEVKILYRLGYLKSGWQLYDIVAEDISVVSNYRQQFDDHFRKGDGQSLIAKLEELLNKEDLDNDIKI; encoded by the coding sequence ATGAAGCCACTCTATTACCTCGTCCTCTTATGTGTCGGCAGTTTGCTTCCGGTCGCTTCGCTGCGTGCGGATGACCCGGGAGTCAAGTTGAAGGAAACCGTCTCCGCCGTTCTGGATGTCCTGTATGCGCCGGATACAGTCGATCTGAGCCTGTCCGAAAAGGAAGAAAAGGTACGCGAGGTCATTGATGCGAGCTATGACTTCGAGGTGATCATACGCCGGGCCATCGGCCGAAATTGGAATTTGATGAACGAGACGGAGCAAGTCCGGGTCATGGCCTTGATCAAGGAGCTGATTTTGCGGGCCTACGTCGAGGGCTTGGGGGACAAAACCGCACCCGAGATCACGTTTTCTCCGACTGTGATGGTGACGGACAAGCGTGCCGAGGTGCCGACGATTGCTAAAGTGGGGGATACCGAGGTGAAGATTCTGTACCGCTTGGGGTACTTGAAGAGCGGTTGGCAACTCTATGATATCGTGGCCGAGGACATTAGTGTGGTTTCCAACTACCGCCAGCAATTTGACGATCACTTTCGCAAGGGGGACGGGCAGTCGCTCATCGCGAAACTCGAAGAACTCTTGAACAAGGAAGACCTCGACAATGACATCAAAATCTAA
- a CDS encoding CBS domain-containing protein gives MSLLKVTVTQILKEKSSSVFSVNEDCTVAAAVAAMNQARVGSVLVKRDQQVVGIFTERDVLVRVVSEQRDPAKTIVRDVMTAHFKSITKDTPVEDAMQLMTDRRVRHLPVLENGRLLGMISIGDVTRWLLLANEVEVDNLRKYVFSEYPG, from the coding sequence ATGTCTCTTCTAAAAGTTACCGTTACCCAAATCCTCAAAGAAAAATCATCCTCGGTCTTCTCAGTGAATGAGGATTGTACCGTGGCGGCTGCCGTGGCGGCCATGAATCAGGCCCGCGTCGGTTCCGTGTTGGTCAAGCGCGACCAGCAAGTGGTCGGTATCTTTACCGAGCGGGATGTGCTGGTTCGAGTCGTCTCCGAACAGCGGGACCCGGCGAAAACCATCGTCCGTGATGTCATGACGGCTCATTTCAAGTCGATTACAAAGGATACTCCGGTCGAGGATGCCATGCAGTTGATGACGGATCGGCGCGTGCGACATTTGCCGGTTCTGGAAAATGGCCGTTTGCTCGGTATGATTTCTATCGGGGATGTGACCCGCTGGCTGCTTCTGGCGAATGAGGTCGAGGTGGATAATCTACGCAAGTACGTGTTCTCCGAGTATCCGGGCTAG
- a CDS encoding ABC transporter ATP-binding protein, with the protein MDVFLKISGLKKHFGEKRVLDGVDLDVARSSVTTIIGKSGIGKSVLLKCIANLITPDGGRIELDGKPIARSRRKVNDAEGIAFSYMFQNNALFDSLTAFENVALPLVESNRLKRGEIRERVQDMLEQLELTDAAHRYPGELSGGMKKRVALARALITNPQLVLFDEPTTGLDPERKFSVFEMIADYRERFDFTALLVSHDIPEVFEISDRVAWLDEGVIKFFGEPSDLNDDAQSALSGFLSKANYGRESKLRRTDV; encoded by the coding sequence ATGGATGTTTTTCTGAAAATAAGCGGCTTGAAGAAGCATTTCGGTGAAAAGCGGGTGCTGGACGGGGTGGACCTGGATGTGGCCCGTTCCTCGGTCACGACGATTATCGGCAAGAGTGGCATCGGCAAATCCGTCCTGCTCAAGTGTATCGCGAATCTGATTACACCCGATGGGGGACGGATCGAGCTGGACGGCAAGCCGATTGCGCGGAGTCGCCGCAAGGTCAATGACGCGGAAGGCATCGCTTTCAGCTATATGTTCCAGAACAATGCGCTGTTCGATTCCCTGACCGCTTTTGAAAATGTGGCGCTGCCCCTGGTCGAGTCGAACCGCCTGAAGCGCGGGGAGATACGGGAGCGGGTCCAGGACATGCTGGAGCAACTTGAGTTGACCGATGCCGCCCATCGCTATCCGGGCGAGCTTTCAGGCGGGATGAAGAAGCGTGTCGCGCTCGCCCGCGCCCTGATTACGAATCCGCAGCTGGTGCTGTTTGACGAGCCGACGACGGGTCTGGACCCGGAACGGAAGTTCAGCGTGTTCGAGATGATTGCCGACTACCGGGAACGATTCGATTTTACCGCCTTGTTGGTCAGCCACGACATCCCGGAGGTCTTCGAGATCAGCGACCGGGTGGCCTGGCTGGACGAAGGGGTGATCAAATTCTTTGGCGAGCCGTCGGATTTGAATGACGATGCGCAGTCGGCCTTGTCGGGCTTTTTGAGCAAGGCGAACTATGGGAGAGAATCCAAACTGAGGAGAACAGACGTATGA
- a CDS encoding MlaE family ABC transporter permease, translating to MIQRTGRTALSAVHELGEITLFGLMAIRGFFVQPHRLSKLAVSVHEIGIRCLTIVLIVGLFTGLVMGLQLYYTMVKFGAEGALGTAVALSLIRELGPVLTALMIVGQAGSALASELGIQRNDEQIDALRTMGINPHGYLVGPRLLAALICFPILTSAFDLIGVLGGYLTGSVLLNVDAGVYWNGVRDSVVWADVRGGFIKALVFGLLTICICAYRGFNTHRKASFPGVRGVSESATRAVVWSSVTVLGADYLITSFLL from the coding sequence ATGATTCAACGTACCGGACGCACCGCGCTGAGCGCAGTTCATGAACTCGGGGAGATCACTCTCTTCGGGCTTATGGCGATCCGTGGCTTTTTTGTGCAGCCGCACCGTCTTTCCAAGCTGGCGGTGTCCGTCCACGAGATCGGGATTCGCTGCCTGACCATTGTGTTGATTGTCGGCTTGTTTACGGGGCTGGTCATGGGCCTGCAACTGTATTACACAATGGTGAAGTTCGGCGCGGAAGGCGCCTTGGGCACGGCGGTGGCGCTATCGCTGATCCGCGAGCTGGGGCCGGTTCTGACCGCCCTGATGATTGTCGGGCAGGCGGGCTCTGCCCTGGCTTCGGAGCTCGGGATCCAGCGCAATGACGAGCAAATCGACGCCTTGCGCACGATGGGCATCAATCCGCATGGCTACTTGGTGGGGCCGCGTCTTTTGGCGGCTTTGATCTGCTTTCCCATACTCACCTCCGCCTTCGACCTGATCGGGGTTCTCGGAGGCTACTTGACCGGTTCCGTGCTGTTGAACGTCGATGCCGGGGTTTACTGGAACGGGGTGCGGGACAGTGTGGTCTGGGCGGACGTGCGGGGCGGCTTCATCAAGGCGCTGGTTTTCGGCCTGCTGACCATCTGCATTTGTGCCTACAGGGGCTTCAATACCCACCGTAAGGCGTCCTTCCCCGGCGTGCGCGGGGTCAGCGAATCCGCCACCCGGGCGGTTGTCTGGTCCAGCGTGACCGTGCTCGGGGCCGACTATTTAATCACCTCCTTCCTGCTGTAA
- the recR gene encoding recombination mediator RecR, which yields MTPAFEHLLEKLKRLPGLGFRSAERIAMHLLVEKPEALDELIDSLQLARETVGRCQRCGNLSEGELCEVCEDARRDDSQVCVVEHVSDLAAIERSSAWSGTYHVLHGKLSPIHGVGPQDLNFEALRERIESGSVSEFVLALSNDIEGQATCHYIQEELVGERPIRVTRIGFGIPSGGGVSYADSITLRSALEGRRSYE from the coding sequence GTGACGCCTGCCTTCGAACACCTGCTGGAGAAGCTCAAGCGGCTGCCTGGGCTCGGTTTTCGTTCCGCCGAACGGATCGCCATGCACTTGCTGGTGGAGAAGCCGGAGGCACTGGACGAACTCATCGACTCCTTGCAGTTGGCTCGGGAGACGGTCGGGCGTTGTCAGCGTTGCGGCAACTTGTCGGAGGGCGAGCTTTGTGAGGTCTGCGAGGATGCGCGCCGGGACGATTCGCAGGTCTGTGTCGTGGAGCATGTTTCGGATCTGGCTGCGATCGAGCGCTCCTCGGCTTGGTCCGGGACCTATCATGTCCTGCATGGCAAACTGTCGCCCATTCATGGGGTGGGGCCGCAGGATCTTAATTTCGAGGCACTCCGCGAACGTATCGAGTCCGGCAGCGTCAGCGAATTCGTGCTCGCACTCTCCAACGATATCGAAGGGCAGGCCACCTGCCACTACATTCAGGAGGAACTGGTCGGCGAGCGTCCCATCCGCGTCACACGGATCGGGTTCGGCATCCCCAGCGGCGGAGGCGTCAGCTATGCCGACTCCATCACCCTGCGCAGCGCGCTCGAAGGCCGCCGCAGCTACGAATAG
- a CDS encoding MlaA family lipoprotein codes for MTSKSKRLLPLAGLFFACFAWTGVASADDYLSEEELYGEDLNGSSSIYDPLEPVNRVLFKVNDFLYIQVLDPVANTYQAITPDPVERSASNFFENLRYPIRLSGNLLQARWKGAWIETGRFAINSTVGIAGLFTPADKVEGFGRIPPEGIAQALGAWGVPEGPYLVIPLIGPSNLRDATGLVGAMCVHPTREPFSLISDWDWEWKTAWGTSEILVDTPSLMDRYNQMKGSAIDPYGSLKNGYTQFMRAAIAE; via the coding sequence ATGACATCAAAATCTAAGCGATTGCTCCCGTTGGCCGGACTTTTCTTTGCCTGCTTCGCATGGACGGGCGTGGCCTCGGCCGATGATTATCTCAGCGAAGAGGAACTCTATGGGGAAGACCTCAACGGCAGTTCGTCCATTTACGATCCGCTTGAGCCGGTCAACCGGGTCTTGTTCAAGGTGAACGATTTTCTCTACATCCAAGTGCTGGATCCGGTTGCCAATACCTACCAGGCGATCACGCCCGACCCGGTCGAACGCTCGGCCAGTAATTTTTTTGAAAACCTCCGCTATCCCATCCGCCTGAGCGGCAACCTCCTGCAAGCGCGTTGGAAAGGCGCTTGGATTGAGACTGGACGCTTTGCCATTAATTCGACCGTCGGGATCGCGGGTCTTTTCACCCCGGCTGACAAGGTCGAAGGCTTTGGCAGGATCCCACCGGAGGGTATAGCCCAGGCCCTGGGTGCCTGGGGGGTCCCTGAAGGACCCTATCTGGTGATTCCGCTGATCGGTCCGTCCAATCTGCGTGATGCGACCGGGCTGGTCGGGGCGATGTGCGTGCATCCGACCCGTGAACCATTCAGCCTTATCAGCGATTGGGATTGGGAATGGAAGACCGCTTGGGGGACCTCGGAAATCCTCGTCGATACGCCTTCCCTGATGGACCGTTACAACCAGATGAAGGGGAGCGCGATTGATCCCTACGGTTCGTTAAAGAACGGTTACACCCAGTTCATGCGCGCCGCGATTGCGGAGTAG
- a CDS encoding SAM-dependent methyltransferase yields MSAHDSQFIERFKLRSPEGTLNYRDYIDLALYDPDCGYYTAARERVGRSGSRDFYTAESLGTVFARLVVTAAEDLLGPDRAAASSFVEIAAEPETSLLSHLKSHPFTGSQTIRQGDAIEASGPVVIFANEWLDALPFHRLVFREGSWHERGVTVNAEGTLEDCLLEAFSPEVAAVASRLPELASEGYELDLPLEAEHALRSLLAQDWNGLLLLFDYGKSWAQLCEACPAGTARCFYRHTSNNDLLARPGQQDITCDICWDPLEAQLRASGCKRTQFETQESFLVQRAARAAEAIVMSSAGRFSEERQTLMELLHPAHMGLRFQVLWGIR; encoded by the coding sequence ATGTCCGCACACGACTCACAGTTTATCGAGCGATTCAAACTCCGTTCTCCGGAGGGAACGCTCAACTATCGGGACTACATCGACTTGGCGCTCTATGACCCGGACTGTGGTTATTATACCGCCGCGCGGGAACGAGTGGGCCGCAGTGGTTCACGTGATTTCTACACGGCGGAAAGCCTCGGCACAGTCTTTGCCCGTTTGGTCGTGACCGCAGCGGAAGACTTGCTGGGCCCCGACCGGGCCGCGGCAAGCTCCTTCGTCGAAATTGCCGCCGAACCGGAAACCTCCTTGCTCAGCCACCTAAAGAGCCACCCCTTCACCGGCAGCCAAACGATTCGCCAGGGAGATGCCATCGAAGCCTCGGGACCGGTCGTCATCTTTGCCAACGAGTGGCTCGATGCGCTCCCTTTTCATCGTCTGGTCTTTCGTGAAGGCAGCTGGCACGAACGCGGGGTTACCGTGAATGCAGAGGGAACACTCGAAGATTGCCTGCTTGAAGCATTCAGCCCGGAGGTCGCAGCGGTGGCTTCCCGATTGCCGGAACTCGCCAGCGAAGGCTATGAACTGGACCTGCCACTCGAAGCCGAGCACGCACTCCGGAGCCTGCTGGCCCAGGACTGGAACGGTCTGCTCCTATTATTCGACTACGGAAAATCATGGGCCCAACTCTGCGAAGCCTGTCCTGCGGGAACCGCCCGCTGCTTCTACCGCCATACGAGCAACAACGACCTGCTCGCGCGCCCCGGACAACAGGACATCACTTGTGACATCTGCTGGGATCCGCTGGAAGCACAACTCCGGGCATCCGGATGCAAGCGCACCCAGTTTGAAACCCAGGAAAGCTTTTTGGTCCAGCGCGCCGCAAGAGCCGCGGAAGCAATCGTCATGAGCAGCGCGGGCCGTTTCAGCGAAGAACGGCAAACTCTGATGGAGCTCCTCCATCCCGCCCACATGGGGCTCCGCTTCCAGGTCCTCTGGGGCATCCGCTGA
- a CDS encoding NAD-dependent epimerase/dehydratase family protein — protein sequence MEPMHESDSSRRLPEAVMIFGCGYVGRALACRLLREGVRVGALTRNAETADELSALGLDPVITGDLDSTEWATKLEGDWPAVVNCVSSAGNGLEGYRKSYIDGQQAILDWAGKRRLSRYLYTSSTSVYPQEGGLVSEDADTSAAGPGGQLLLEAERLLVNASAGMDRHYILRLSGIYGPGRHHLLDQVRAGAVIPGRGDYTLNIIHLHDIVEVMVRLLAVDAPAPSGIYNLSDDMPAHKATVMAWLADQLGVAAPVFDPSQVSPRLARRGGRMPDRVIANGKIRQALNWAPHFPDFQAGYTALFED from the coding sequence ATGGAGCCCATGCATGAATCGGATTCAAGTCGAAGGCTGCCAGAGGCGGTGATGATCTTTGGCTGTGGCTACGTGGGGCGCGCCTTGGCCTGTCGATTGTTGAGGGAGGGCGTTCGTGTCGGGGCACTCACACGTAATGCCGAAACTGCGGACGAACTGAGTGCCCTGGGGCTGGATCCGGTGATCACCGGCGATTTGGACTCGACTGAATGGGCTACGAAACTGGAAGGGGATTGGCCGGCGGTGGTCAACTGTGTCAGCTCTGCCGGAAATGGATTGGAAGGCTACCGGAAGTCCTACATCGACGGGCAACAAGCCATCCTTGATTGGGCGGGAAAACGCCGACTGTCCCGCTATCTCTATACCAGCAGCACTTCGGTCTACCCTCAGGAGGGAGGGCTTGTTTCGGAGGATGCCGACACCTCAGCTGCGGGGCCGGGCGGGCAGTTGCTGCTGGAGGCGGAGCGGCTTCTGGTCAACGCTTCGGCGGGCATGGACCGGCACTACATCTTGCGACTGTCCGGGATCTATGGGCCGGGTCGTCATCATTTACTCGACCAAGTGCGTGCGGGAGCGGTGATCCCGGGCCGGGGGGACTACACGCTCAACATAATACACCTCCATGATATCGTCGAGGTGATGGTCCGCCTGCTTGCGGTGGATGCCCCGGCTCCCAGCGGTATTTACAATCTTTCGGATGACATGCCTGCACACAAAGCGACTGTCATGGCCTGGCTGGCCGATCAATTGGGTGTTGCGGCCCCTGTCTTTGACCCCTCGCAGGTTTCTCCTCGCCTGGCGCGACGGGGTGGGCGTATGCCGGATCGTGTGATTGCGAATGGTAAAATCCGGCAGGCCCTGAATTGGGCTCCCCATTTTCCGGATTTCCAGGCGGGTTATACTGCCTTGTTTGAAGATTAG
- a CDS encoding IclR family transcriptional regulator — MPSSPTNPAVSKAIAIVQFIAERTSPVTVKELSYALEVPPASCYRMVRSMLEQNWLRQDPAGGLRIAFGLAHVARSYSEIEHALGLIQVPLQKLAQELNLSAKVTLREGHYAVTALRADPDAPNAITSQVGYRFHLTIGSAAGVLLSTLDDTRVKQVIHSAPAEVWGRQTVEDVWKRIEECRKDSICRDFGVQHPSIYALSVPINLTSDTIASVTVVGWPEQFEDDVPEITERLRQAAVTMRTCLDAES; from the coding sequence ATGCCCAGTTCACCAACGAATCCTGCTGTTAGCAAGGCCATCGCGATTGTCCAATTCATCGCCGAGCGTACAAGTCCTGTGACGGTCAAAGAGCTCTCCTATGCACTGGAGGTGCCGCCGGCGTCCTGCTATCGTATGGTGCGGAGCATGCTGGAGCAGAACTGGTTGCGACAGGATCCAGCAGGCGGCTTACGCATCGCATTTGGTCTGGCCCATGTCGCCCGCTCGTATTCGGAGATCGAACATGCACTGGGCCTGATCCAGGTGCCGCTGCAGAAACTGGCTCAGGAATTGAACCTATCCGCGAAGGTGACTTTGCGGGAAGGTCACTACGCGGTCACCGCGCTGCGGGCGGATCCGGATGCTCCCAACGCAATCACCAGTCAAGTGGGCTATCGTTTCCATTTGACGATAGGATCGGCGGCGGGCGTGCTGCTTTCCACCTTGGATGACACAAGGGTCAAACAAGTCATACACAGCGCGCCGGCTGAAGTGTGGGGACGCCAAACGGTTGAGGATGTTTGGAAGCGAATCGAGGAGTGCCGCAAGGATTCAATCTGTCGGGACTTCGGTGTGCAGCACCCGTCGATTTATGCACTGTCTGTTCCGATCAACCTGACTTCGGATACGATCGCATCCGTGACTGTCGTGGGTTGGCCGGAGCAGTTTGAAGACGATGTTCCGGAAATCACGGAGCGCTTAAGGCAAGCCGCAGTGACGATGAGAACTTGTCTGGATGCGGAGAGCTAA
- the mlaD gene encoding outer membrane lipid asymmetry maintenance protein MlaD, which produces MTNRKIEFMVGLFVLAGILSVLYLAIQIGGARFFGRDSYTLQARFSSASGVNAGSRIEIAGVRVGTVKKVELNDKFFAIATLELPKELSLDDDTIASVKTAGLIGDRFINLSPGGSGFPLEPGDTIVDTESALDIESLISRFALGGIDEPSE; this is translated from the coding sequence ATGACAAACCGTAAGATCGAGTTCATGGTCGGCCTATTCGTGCTGGCGGGTATCCTGTCGGTGCTTTACCTCGCGATCCAGATTGGGGGCGCGCGCTTCTTCGGACGGGACAGTTACACCCTGCAAGCCCGTTTCAGCAGTGCCAGCGGTGTGAATGCCGGCAGCCGGATCGAGATTGCCGGGGTCCGTGTGGGGACCGTCAAGAAGGTGGAGTTGAACGACAAGTTTTTCGCCATCGCCACGCTGGAACTGCCCAAGGAGTTGAGCCTGGACGATGACACGATCGCCTCGGTCAAGACGGCCGGCCTGATCGGTGACCGGTTCATCAACCTGTCGCCGGGAGGCTCCGGTTTCCCGCTTGAGCCGGGTGATACCATTGTGGATACGGAGTCCGCTCTGGATATCGAAAGCTTGATTAGCCGTTTTGCCCTCGGAGGTATTGACGAGCCTTCAGAATGA
- a CDS encoding FHA domain-containing protein — protein MYIGNDVSIGSALGRLFKLSRLSVATESAQVDGGQPDRRLVEAPLTQDQSFQVWIEPISEKAKRQTLLKKRQLNDESLLIGRRGSIAELQPGDKDAYLISQMEPYTVSKRHCQLEVREDGVWLQDLDSRFGTYVDGTVLGGKSGQKEICLEPGEHELIPGPERSNFRFKITVEAA, from the coding sequence ATGTATATTGGTAATGACGTTAGTATCGGGTCGGCTTTAGGGCGCTTGTTTAAGCTGTCCCGTTTGAGTGTGGCGACCGAGTCTGCGCAAGTGGATGGAGGCCAGCCGGATCGGCGCTTGGTCGAAGCTCCGCTTACTCAAGATCAATCGTTTCAGGTTTGGATCGAGCCCATTTCTGAGAAGGCGAAACGTCAGACTTTGCTCAAAAAGCGCCAATTGAATGATGAATCTCTGCTCATTGGCCGCCGCGGTTCGATTGCCGAACTGCAACCCGGAGACAAGGATGCCTACCTGATCTCACAGATGGAGCCTTATACGGTGTCCAAGCGGCACTGTCAGCTTGAGGTTCGCGAGGACGGTGTTTGGTTGCAGGATTTGGACAGTCGTTTCGGCACCTATGTCGACGGGACTGTGCTGGGTGGAAAGTCTGGGCAGAAAGAGATTTGCCTGGAGCCCGGAGAGCATGAGCTCATACCCGGTCCGGAGCGTTCCAACTTCCGGTTTAAGATTACGGTCGAAGCGGCCTAG